TAAAACATCGTACATCTAGTTTTCATTTGAGAACTGAAACATtaagtttttcataaaattcaaacttaAAAAACATTCCCATGCGTCTCACATGTTTCGCTTTAAGTTTGTATGGGGCTgggagaaattattttatactttttagtACTTTTTGAGAAAgtttagaatgaaaaaatttgcatgtGGCAAATTTGACGTTTATTTCAGTTTCTCTTCACCTGATTCTGGATTGACTCCCAGTCCAAActatgagaatttttttttcccacatttattcagaaaaataaataatactgcGCCGTCATCCAGTTCTGCACTATATTTAAAGTTTCAAGTCTCTATCTCATCGAAAACTTAGTTTAAAATCGATTGCGAAATATTTACGGACAATTTTTACAGATAAACAAACGGACAGACAAAATGCGAGTTAATAAAAACGTTCTCATTAACATTAAAATATGGACACACTAGGCCTAACCCCCTACTCCTCTCTTGCTTTCTGACGACGTGATAATATGTCATGTTACCAATtaccgccccccccccccccccccccccccccgacgGTATGATATCATTTGCGAATGACTTCTAAAGTTGCGAACACGTGGCACTCgttttatgcatatataccACGGAGCACGAATAAGATTTCAATCGGCGAGAAATTGAGTACCACGATGTGCACGTTACCGGTACTCTTCTTGATACTTGCTGGTACGGCATCCATTGATGCCACAACCTATAATGTCACAACGCCAACGGAGTGGTGGCAAACAGCCGTCATCTACGAAATCTGGCCTGAATCCTTCAAGGATAGCGATGGCGATGGGATCGGTGATTTGAATGGTAGgtacagaaaaataatttttttgcacttGAGGACTGCATTTGTTTCCTTCAAATCACTAAAAAGTACTTTTCGATGACAATACAAGAACCGCTGAGGGACCAGTTTTGATGTTACCGACGGTACTCTACTTATTAAGAGTAATTTATCTGAATCTACATAAGTTTGAACGGTTGCAGGTATTACGAGCAAATTGAGTCATTTTGTCGACATGGGCGTCACGTGCATCTGGCTCGCGCCTATATACGAGAGTCCCTTCGTCGATAGTGGCTACGACATTTCTGATTTCTACGCATTGCATTCAACTTACGGTACACTTGACGATTTTACAACTCTGGTCAAAACCGCCCAAGAATTGGGACTTAAAGTAATCATCGATTTTGTTCCGAATCACACAAGTGACGAACACGAATGGTTTGTCAAAGCAAAGCAAGGTATCGAACCATACTACAGTTACTACATATGGAACGAAGGAATTATGTACGGTGATTATCGTGGACTGCCAAGTAATTGGATCTCTGGGTTCACTGGCAGCACTTGGGAATGGGTTGACGAACGTAATGCCTATTACCTTCACCAGTTCAGCAAGCACGAAGTCGACCTTAACTGGAGGAACCCTGACGTCATGGAGCAAATGAAGGTAAAATGcactttttttgtttgttgagAAAAGAGGCGATATATCCCAAAACGATATCTCACACGTCATGAGTTTTCAGAAAGTTCTTACGTATTGGCTTGATCTTGGGATAGACGGCTTCCGCGTCGACGCGGTGCCCTTTTTCGTAGAGTCTGCTAATTTTACGAATGAGACTTTGTCCGGGCAGGACGTCCCGTCGGACACTTATTACTACTTGAACCACACCGAGACAAAGGATCAACCAGAGAGTTATCCACTCGTACAGGAGTGGAAGGAACACATAAACAACTACACAGTCTCACAGGGTAACGACAAGGTGCGGGTCATGTGCACAGAAGGATACTCTGCCATTGATTACGTAGTCAAATGGTACGATTACGGTTCCGATGTGccattcaatttctttttcatttccgatGGCCAAACTTCCGCTGTTATAGACACAGCTACAGATATAGTCGACATAATTACGAAGTGGTATAACAATATGCCGAGTGACCAAACAGCTAACTGGGTGGTAAGTCATCGTGTGATAGAGAACACAAGTTTAGTCAATTTAATACGCGAAAGTAAGTCTTAAGACTTTTATTTTCCCGCAGTTAGGAAATCACGACAGAAGTCGAATCGCCACCAAGGTTGGATTATACCGAACTGACGGGATCCATTTCTTGATTCTTCTCATGTCTGGCGTTCCTACTCTTTACTTCGGCGACGAAATCGGCATGACCGACACATTTCTGACCTGGGCAGAAACTACTGATGTACAAGCATGTAACACCAATGAAACAGAGTACCTCAGTTGGACCAGAGATCCCGAACGCACCCCTTACCAATGGGATAACACAACTGCTGCCGGTCAGTGTTTCACGTTGTGTCTAATTTGGTAAAATAACTAACGTCGCGCAGGCTTGAAGATAACGCAAGTTCACTTGAAAATACTCAagacaatttttatccgattcaCACCTCACAGGATTCTCTACAAACTCTACACCGTTCCTCAAGGTGAACGAGAACTATCTGACCGTAAATCTTGCCGCCGAAAAAGAGGCCGATTTCAGTCATTATAAGAATTTCCAAAAAGCGATCGCTCTACGAAACACCACCGTATGGCGAGAGGGAACAGTCGACGTTGAACTTATCGAAGACGACGTAATAGGTATGTCTAGGCAGCTTGATGGGGAAGATCCAATCATAGTTTTGGTAAACTGGGCGAATACCACCGTCACCGTTGATTTGGACAGTTACTTTGCCGATTTGCCCGATACCATGGAACTTGTTATAGCTGACATGTACTCCGGATTGAATGATAACATTGGGTGAGTCGACCGTTTCTTGTTGAAAAGTCAATCAATCCCGATCGTCGTTCAAAGTACTTCTATCACTCATTTCTCGACTTTCAGAGATACTTACAACAAATCAAGCATGTACATCCCAGCGTATGGCGCAATGGTACTTCTGGGTACAAGTTCGTAGAGCCATTCCGAATCCATCCGAGATATTTTGTTCTTACGACAATTTTGCACACAAGCATCAACGATGGATCGACGTTCCTTGCACCATTCAACGATCAGTCTGCCGAAACTCATCACAAACTAAAGTTTAACTTTTGATGATTACTTCGAAACGTTATCTTCGCCCCTTTAAAATAACGCAACAAATGTATTTGAGATCCGTTTCAAGTCGTATGTGTAACAATGGACTCTAAACTTGAATAACTATTACTTACCGATTTGTAGTTCACGCacaataatttcgaaataaagTAGAACAAATTGTCGTAGTCAAGTGTAACCGGATGGTATATCATTATATTGTTATGAACGAAagttaattgataattttcaaataatgtgaaaatctGTTGAACCTAGCATACTCATACAATGAACAAGCCGTGAGAAAAATATCAGCGGTACTTTTCATCACGTTGCAAACCAATTCAATTATCAGAACCTAGTACCTCAAGTATTGTCAAAATCGTTTGCGGTTGCGTTTCTTCTTCATGAAATTGCTTCTTTCTCCGCAAGCCAAATGTAAAACGCTACATATAACAGATTTGATGCAATTGTTTGCTATATaccaaattgaaattatgtttataaatttctaaaattattataagaatggtaataacaataatactcTGATTGCGAAAGCTACCTTACATCACATCGGTTTTGCAAacggaaaaatttgttttatttaagaaacgaaatcaataatcctacaaattgtctctgaataatttattcgcgATCATTTTCCAATAAAAGCGAGCATTCGAATTGTAAGGGATATATGAATTCTTCATACTTATCATCTAAACGTACCCTTACGGAAAAAACCCCCAATTTTACACCCAAAATAACCCCTAAAACAATCCTCAACCTCTAAGgggtaaattcgtaccccttAATTCAGGGTTAACCTCGAAGTCGAAGGTTCACTCCCAAGTCTAGAGTTTACTCCCAAGTCAAGGGTTTACCTCCGAGTTGAGGGTGAACCTCCCAATCGAGGATTCACTTTGAAAGAATTCTCGAGTCAAGAGCTTATTATGTCATTTTATTGGGATTATAGATGTAACGGTATTACAAAAGTGCATTACACACTATAGTAAATACAATAGAAACTGACTCATCAAGAAGTTGTCTGGTTATTTCTCATTTGATATCTTGAGTCAATCATACACATATGTTATATATGCATTtggatattcatttttatcattgaatgccacgaaaattatatataaacattattaaattcttGTATATCTATACGAATTCGCGTTTAATATAGAAGGAGGGTATAATGCATCCCCACgcagaaaaataatcgtaaataaaatttaatgtacgtatgtataattcatATAGCCACGAAGAATTATCTATACGCAATGCATTccattcattattatattataatgaagATGTATGCGtacatgtacaatgtacatacactatatgaaaatatataaaatattcagattcgatcattttcagataatttccAAGAActatcatataaaaaatgacTGAGAAAATCGAAGAGGGTCAATGTTTTTGATTCACCGAGTTGACGTGGGAATCCCCATATATAGTGTAGTTTAtgatttctaatttcaacCCTGAAAAAACTAAGTAGTATTCTTTTGGTGCGTTGCATAATGGCATGCAGGGTAAGTAAAATGCAACATCAATAGTGATCCTTATGCTATATGATGCGATGGCTCAATTCCAACGAGCTGCTCGAAAgttgaattcaaattgaatcattggttttgctataaataatatgtaGATAGATCATTTCACATGTTGTTGAGAATAATAGAACTTCAACGAATATCATAAGAATTACCTTGGAAATTTCACGGGTTATATTACCCTGCAATGGAATCAAGGCTTCACCACCAAtcttttacatattatattttcgcGTCGACACTCAAATTTTAGAGTTTACCCTCAAGAAGAGATAGGTGTATCCCTTGGGGTTGCAGGGGACAATCCCCGCAATGTTGATAGTTCACCCTCACATTTACAATCAGTTAAATTTTAGGGATATGAATTACCCTCATCGTTGAAGGTGTACCTTCAACGTCGAGGATTCACCTTCATGTCTTGGGGATTGAACCCTCAATTGTTAGGAATTAACCTTTATCGCTAAGGGTTTACCTTCAACGTCGAGGGTTCATCTTCAACTCTTGGgaatgatatatatatatatatatatatatatatatatatggggcatttcACGACAACTCAACCCCCGTATCTTTGCATCTCCAGGAACCAGCTGTTCATATTGCTAATGCTATAATTAATTCGTAACCCTTCGAAATTCAGACGCGCAAATTCTTCTCTGTCATTACATCAATGAGTCTTCCAGTAATGTTTAAATCATCGAGATGAAATGTAACGAGAACTTACACGCGCAAGCTTTCGGAACAAGTGATAAAACAAACTCTCTCAAATTCTACAGAAATGCATACCACTTGAAATATTCGATGCGCTAAATGATTCGTCACAGGAACTGACGAATGATTTTTACAACAATTCGATTCATCTGCGTATTCATAATGAATTTTGCAAGTAGTGATAATCGAAATCGTGGGTTTTATGACTAATCAACTTGAAGTAAActcaatttgaatatttagTAGAAATAACTAGAGGGATGATTATTATTGCCTCGAATTTCGGTTAATGTGCGACGTAATGTAGTTATTTTTAGCGAGGTTTCTGTCTACCATTACACAGCTGAATTGATGATCAAGGAAACTTCGGTCTTATTTCCGTGACATTGcactaaattgattaatttttcaggTATGTATTAGTTCCGCAACACGGGGCAATTTAGGTAGGCGGATATCGTGGATAATTAagctaatttttttgtacgtgACACACCTGAAATGACAAAAGATGCCACGAAGGTCGATCGTACTTCGTACCAGCTACTGCTAAACAATTACGTAAGCTCAGCTGTAAAGGAAGGATGATGCAAGAAATTCCCATTAAAGTTCTAGGGtatatttcatgttttttcGATACATACGTTACTATTTATTGTAATGGTAAAATAATTCTTAGCTTTCATTCAGGAACGCAAAGTGAAAAGTAATCATTCACTAGAAATTCTCTCCTGGCCAAAACGATCCTTCTACGTATGTTTTGCCCAAGGATTGGCCAAAATTGGAAATAACTCATAGACATACCTACGGATAGAAATTTGGCTGCAATTTTAGGACCTGGTCGGCATCTAGCCGGGATtctggcaaaaaaaattatttgttttaaaaaaatattgagtaCAAAGTTCGAAGTAGGTATGACGTAATTTTTGAACGCTTGGATAAACGATGAAAAGATAGCGTTGACATAGACAATGGAAATTCTCGCACGTACCACGCAATTATTTGAAAGTTAGTATGGCTACAGTTTCTTAAAACTATTCCGGAAGTTTCGATTTATTAGTTGCACAATTTGAAACTATTTTATTACGCACTACAGTGAGtttttccaaacatttttttcattgcacaGCTGTATTTATCGTAAAGTATACGTAATGTGTAAATTGTCATTTTTGTAAATCCTTCGggtgaaaaattcgtttcacAAAGAGAACATCATTCAACAGTGTGGAGTATTTTGctgagataatatttttagtCATTTCCGTAATTTCGCCGTTATGTATCACACTTGATTTGATATTGGTTTATCACGAAGATTTCACGTGCTTCCTAACCCACAAGGGAGAAAACTTGTTAAAACTctttagttttgaaaattcgctTCGCTTGAAAACGGTAAACATCCTGTTGGAATTCCATCATCCGGAAAGAATTTCAGGGGGAGCGCCCGGTGAAATTGTCAAGTCCGGCACGTTTCGATAGAACTAAATGCGCATCCAATTATCCTACCGAACGCCTGagattttctcaaaattctcCAGATTTGACAGCGTTCTCCGACATTATTCGAGACGCCCGTCTCATCCGAGCACTCTGCATTGAGCAATTATATACAACTTCAGATAATACGGAGAACGGTGAATAAAACGGAATCATCCGCTATGCCTGATGCGTATGAAATAGTTTTGCGTCGCATCTTTAGTTGAACATGCATAAACTTGTAAAAGATTCttgcgattttttatattgcGAACTATAAACGCGACAATTCCGATTGTGGAGTCAAGGGTGGAATATCGTAATGGCTTGGatcgtataatattcaagCATTTCAAAGCTTGAttggaaaaagtatttttcttAATCCCTGTAGTGACAGCGTATTGTTGATATATTTTTGGAGTGGACACTGCCCAAAGGTCGTTGGAGAAGCAGCCcctcgaaataaatatatatgtccAATGGTTATACACAAAGGCTAGATacgattggaaaaattcaaccgcTTGATGTATTTAGATTCCGGAtatgggaaaatttttgacatttttcagacGGCGTTAACTTTATTGGattctgaaataaatttacgtttaaggaataaaattatcgaacTGCAATCTCTTACACATACTCGACTTTCATATCCGCCCTAGGTAAAACTTTCTAGTTTCGGTGGATCACAAACACATAGTGAAATACCCGGTTGTAATCATATAGCTGTTGTAAGATCTGCACGGtgcaaaaagaaatttttccatcatacaaatataattattcgtaCTTACCCTTACTTGAGGGGTAGTTTACACCCTTTATGGATGTTTCTTCAAGTATGCACGAGTACACATACACAACATTTGTGTTTTCGATGTAATGGCACCAGTCATATCAGAATGGATTGGCAAATGTATGATACCGtgaatgaaaagtaaaacagAGAGGGTGGTTCACCCTCTCAAACATACCTAATAATTGTGCACCGGGCTGCTCAAATGCCGGCGCTCAATGTACTCTGTTGCCTAAATAAAGGTTCATTTACGCAGTTCGACCGCCTCCATAACCCCTATCACTTTGGTCACTTGATGCTGGGTCACCTTGcagttatatatttttattgatttgcatgaataaaattttcgtttttgattCATTAAAATCGGTCCAGCATGTTCCAAAAACAGTTGAACATAAATTGATTACTGCATTGTCTTAGGCTTTTATATATTTAAGGCAACTGAAGTTTTCATTACCGAAAAAGctaaaattttcagtaattaTTATAAAGCCACTTAACGGGTTTAGCgggttgatttttttcgaaataatcatatgatattgtataatattaccAAGGATTTGTTAACAGTAAGCAGCaacataaaatttcattttcatcattgGTTTTACGTGTTTTTCTCATCGTCTgaagttcaaaaaaataccGCATTGGCTTTAGCCTAACAACATGTCGcagtatttttaaaattacctctttgatttaataatattttgaaatcaaattaaaaCTTTCCGATTCTAATGTGTTGTGGCAGAGATCAAGAGGTCAAATATGTTTACGCTTGAACATCGGCCAATGTCCATGataaatacaataattgtatttttagcTAAAAGTGGTCATCAGAAACTTTGAAACAATGAACAAAGAGGTTTCGGTCGCGGTAATAACTAACAAACCCACCGTCTTCGCAATATCTATGGTATACAGGATTACATGTggacaagaaaaaaaggtaaCGCACCATGTAGAAACGTATGAATTCCGATTATGATTATAGAAGCATGAAAATAAACGACTTCTCATTGGGGGAACGCTTTTACAAAGAACACATTTTATTTGCGTTCCCCCACGCCGCAAACCAATGAGTGGTGGCGAAATACGGTATCAATTATTCGTATAAATACAGCTGAAAACGGATGAGATTTCAAGCGACGAAGAATTCGAGTGTCACGATGTATGCTCCCCAGCTGCTCTTCCTCATCCTTGCTGCTGCGGCATCGGTTGATGCCGTAACTTACAATGTCACCGCACCCACCGAGTGGTGGCAGAAAAACGTTATCTACGAAGTCTGGGTCGAATCGTTTAAGGACAGTGATGGCGATGGAAAAGGAGATCTGAATGGTAAGTCACATGGTTTTCTTTACAATGGCGACATTGTTTTTTTGCCATTCAATTCGTACACATATGTAGTGAGG
This is a stretch of genomic DNA from Neodiprion fabricii isolate iyNeoFabr1 chromosome 2, iyNeoFabr1.1, whole genome shotgun sequence. It encodes these proteins:
- the LOC124175413 gene encoding alpha-glucosidase-like → MCTLPVLFLILAGTASIDATTYNVTTPTEWWQTAVIYEIWPESFKDSDGDGIGDLNGITSKLSHFVDMGVTCIWLAPIYESPFVDSGYDISDFYALHSTYGTLDDFTTLVKTAQELGLKVIIDFVPNHTSDEHEWFVKAKQGIEPYYSYYIWNEGIMYGDYRGLPSNWISGFTGSTWEWVDERNAYYLHQFSKHEVDLNWRNPDVMEQMKKVLTYWLDLGIDGFRVDAVPFFVESANFTNETLSGQDVPSDTYYYLNHTETKDQPESYPLVQEWKEHINNYTVSQGNDKVRVMCTEGYSAIDYVVKWYDYGSDVPFNFFFISDGQTSAVIDTATDIVDIITKWYNNMPSDQTANWVLGNHDRSRIATKVGLYRTDGIHFLILLMSGVPTLYFGDEIGMTDTFLTWAETTDVQACNTNETEYLSWTRDPERTPYQWDNTTAAGFSTNSTPFLKVNENYLTVNLAAEKEADFSHYKNFQKAIALRNTTVWREGTVDVELIEDDVIGMSRQLDGEDPIIVLVNWANTTVTVDLDSYFADLPDTMELVIADMYSGLNDNIGDTYNKSSMYIPAYGAMVLLGTSS